The DNA window CAGGAGGTCACGGCCCTGGGGCGGCGGGCCAAATATCTCCTCGCCGATCTCGCCTCCGGCGAGGTGCTGGTGATGCATCTGGGCATGTCCGGCCGGTTCCTGGTCAGCCAGGACGGGGCCACCCGCATGCCGGGAGACTTCCATCACGAGCACGGCGGCCTGGGGGCTCACGACCACGTGGTGTTCCAGCTCTCCAACGGGGCGACCGTCACCTATAACGATGCCCGCCGTTTCGGCTTCATGGACCTGGTGCCCCGCTCCGCCATCGAGACGTCGAAGCACTTCGCCGGCATGGGGATCGAGCCCCTCGGCAACGAGCTCTCGGGCGATACCATCGCGCGGCTCTTCGCCGGCAGGCGCACGCCCCTGAAGGCCGCCCTCCTCGACCAGCGCCTCATTGCGGGCCTCGGCAACATCTATGTCTGCGAGGCCCTGTTCCGCACTGGGCTCCACCCGGAGGCCGCCGCTGGATCGCTTGCGACCAAGACCGGACAGCCGACTGACAAGGCGCATCAGCTCGCCGGCGTCATCCGCGACGTGCTGGCCGAGGCTGTGGAGGCCGGCGGCTCGACCCTGCGCGATCATGCGCAGGTGGACGGCTCGCTCGGCTATTTCCAGCATTCCTTCCGGGTCTACGACCGCGAGGGACAGCCCTGCGTCACCCCGGCCTGCACCGGAACCGTGGCCAGGCTCGTGCAATCCGGCCGCTCGACCTTCTATTGCCCCGAATGCCAGAGGCGCTCCCGCACGTGAACGCGCCCACGGCTTTGCCGAAAGGAGAAGGCAGGGCTGTTCGGATTTGCTCTTGCCGCATCGACCGCCCTCGCCTACCGGTGTCTCATCCAGCGATGAGGAGACGCCGGCATGGCTTTTGAGACCATTCTCGTTGAGACGCGTGGCAAGGTGGGGCTGATCACCCTCAACCGGCCCCAGGCCCTGAACGCCCTCAATACGGCCCTGCTGAACGAGGTGAATCAGGCTCTCGACGGCTTCGAGGCGGACCCGAATGTCGGCTGCATCGTCATCACCGGTTCGGAGAAAGCCTTCGCGGCGGGCGCCGATATCAAGGAGATGGCGGAACTCACCTATCCCCACACCTACATGGCCGACTTCTTCTCCGGCTGGGAGAACGTATCGGGCCGCCGCAAGCCCATGATCGCGGCGGTCGCGGGCTTCGCGCTGGGCGGCGGCTGCGAGTTCGCCATGATGTGCGATTTCATCATCGCGGCGGACAATGCCAAGTTCGGTCAGCCCGAGATCAAGCTCGGCGTGATGCCGGGCATGGGCGGAACGCAGCGGCTGACCCGGCTCATCGGCAAGGCAAAGGCCATGGAGATGTGCCTGACGGGTCGGACGATGGGTGCCGAGGAAGCCGAGCGCTCCGGGCTCGTGGCCCGGGTGGTGCCGCTCGCCGACCTCCTGAACGAGGCTCTGAAGACGGCCGACACCATCGCGTCCATGTCGCTGCCCATCGCCATGATGACGAAGGAAACCATCAACCGCGCCGACGAGGTGTCGCTGTCCGAGGGCATCCGCTTCGAGCGGCGCCTGTTCCACGCCATGTTCGCGACCGCTGACCAGAAGGAGGGCATGACGGCCTTCGTCGGCAAGCGCGCTGCCGAGTTCAAGAACCAGTAGACCGTGATCACCATCGGATTTGACGCGATCGCGGCGCTCGCCGCGGTCTCCTTTCTTGCGGGCTTCGTGGATTCCATTGCCGGCGGCGGGGGGCTCATCACCGTGCCGGCCCTCCTGCTCGCGGGCCTCGATCCCGCTCAGGCGATCGCCACCAACAAGGTCCAAGGTTCTGTTGCCGCAGCCTCCGCCACCTACACCTTCGGGCGCAAGGGGCTGATCGAATGGCGCAAGGCCTGGGGGTTCACCCTGGTGGCGTTTTCGAGCAGCATCGCAGGAGCTCTGTGCGTGCAGTTCCTGCCGCGCTCCGTGCTCGAGGTGATGATCCCGCTGCTGCTCATCGCGATGGCCGTCTATTTCGCGGTCTCGCGCAAGA is part of the Microvirga terrae genome and encodes:
- the mutM gene encoding bifunctional DNA-formamidopyrimidine glycosylase/DNA-(apurinic or apyrimidinic site) lyase, which produces MPELPEVETVRRGLEPAMVGARFTKVTQRRPDLRFPFPDRFAERLEGQEVTALGRRAKYLLADLASGEVLVMHLGMSGRFLVSQDGATRMPGDFHHEHGGLGAHDHVVFQLSNGATVTYNDARRFGFMDLVPRSAIETSKHFAGMGIEPLGNELSGDTIARLFAGRRTPLKAALLDQRLIAGLGNIYVCEALFRTGLHPEAAAGSLATKTGQPTDKAHQLAGVIRDVLAEAVEAGGSTLRDHAQVDGSLGYFQHSFRVYDREGQPCVTPACTGTVARLVQSGRSTFYCPECQRRSRT
- a CDS encoding enoyl-CoA hydratase; protein product: MAFETILVETRGKVGLITLNRPQALNALNTALLNEVNQALDGFEADPNVGCIVITGSEKAFAAGADIKEMAELTYPHTYMADFFSGWENVSGRRKPMIAAVAGFALGGGCEFAMMCDFIIAADNAKFGQPEIKLGVMPGMGGTQRLTRLIGKAKAMEMCLTGRTMGAEEAERSGLVARVVPLADLLNEALKTADTIASMSLPIAMMTKETINRADEVSLSEGIRFERRLFHAMFATADQKEGMTAFVGKRAAEFKNQ